One region of Leptolyngbya sp. CCY15150 genomic DNA includes:
- a CDS encoding sucrase ferredoxin yields the protein MTSPQSITTCPDVDLCAVFSKRNGEAPIGSAPECDRYLIVEVPMPWGRNVLQSKNFPAALLPVLEQAAARSAKGRCLAIAPDLRYSKSGYRRILYFQRPAAQFATYDKQEFWVPEDLLVPLVQALPNPADLAPFEIYRQLATTRDFLVCAHAELDICCGRFSRPVYDTLKTYAQTDNLRVWRTSHIGNHRLAPTLIDFPEGRYWGHLEPDTPHHLVQRDLPMANLRAYYRGWAGLPPLAQMVEGEIFAQLGWPWRDYRQAGRVLTLDEATGQAQVQIDFISPQGEAGSYRATVAVSGTVKTLNNSGKGDFREVKQYRVSDLRRL from the coding sequence ATGACCTCACCCCAGTCGATTACGACCTGCCCCGATGTTGATCTTTGTGCCGTATTTTCGAAACGCAATGGCGAAGCCCCGATTGGTTCGGCTCCAGAGTGCGATCGCTACCTGATTGTTGAAGTACCCATGCCCTGGGGACGTAATGTGCTCCAGAGTAAGAACTTTCCTGCCGCGCTACTGCCGGTGCTAGAGCAGGCCGCCGCCCGCAGTGCCAAGGGTCGTTGTTTGGCGATCGCCCCCGATCTCCGCTACAGCAAATCAGGCTATCGCCGCATTCTCTACTTTCAGCGTCCTGCTGCCCAGTTTGCCACCTACGATAAACAAGAGTTTTGGGTACCAGAGGATCTGTTGGTGCCCTTGGTGCAGGCCCTGCCCAACCCCGCCGATCTGGCTCCCTTCGAGATCTACCGGCAGCTTGCCACCACACGGGATTTTCTAGTCTGTGCCCATGCCGAACTCGATATCTGCTGCGGTCGGTTTAGTCGGCCCGTGTACGACACCCTCAAAACCTACGCCCAGACAGACAATCTGCGGGTGTGGCGCACCAGCCACATCGGCAACCACCGCCTCGCCCCCACCCTGATTGACTTTCCCGAAGGTCGCTACTGGGGGCATTTGGAACCCGACACGCCCCATCATCTGGTGCAGCGAGATCTGCCGATGGCCAACCTCAGAGCCTATTATCGAGGCTGGGCCGGGCTGCCGCCTTTGGCACAGATGGTAGAAGGAGAAATTTTTGCCCAACTGGGCTGGCCCTGGCGCGACTACCGCCAGGCCGGTCGAGTGTTGACCCTAGATGAAGCCACGGGCCAAGCCCAGGTGCAGATTGACTTCATCAGCCCGCAGGGTGAAGCCGGAAGCTACCGCGCTACAGTGGCCGTCAGCGGTACGGTCAAGACTCTCAATAATTCAGGTAAGGGAGATTTCAGAGAGGTCAAACAGTACCGAGTGAGCGATCTCAGGCGGCTGTGA
- a CDS encoding TonB-dependent receptor, which yields MKLFLGTYALGLSGAIATAIALPVYAQTTAITAVELMQTEAGLSLTLETGTDAPLQTFVNRDGNTVIIDVVDAQLQTPEGDSFQQTNPAAGIESITVRSLDSNRMQITLVGETAAPEVAIAQQATSLVLAISTAPDSATVPDGETPDSPTSPDVPPLPSEAGAPIRVVVTATRTEEVVEDLGRSVTVIDREQIEQQSALSRDLSDILGSLVPGFGPPNQLRITRGQNLRGREAAVLIDGVPLSTNFRVNRQELRSIDPSAIDRIEVIRGPSAIYGGQSTGGVINIITRPPADGEVEFETQVGGSASLGSLEEDGFGNSFSLGASGRSGRSDFRIGLSHEQTGSFFDADGNRIVSEASLSETTSYNLLGRVGYDLSDQQRLDLTVNYFDAERDTEYVADPSTLLIPGRQVAQSLRIPGLQRDDNPGDSSLLVNLSYSNADLLGSRVQGQIYYQDTIARGEFADGRLGGEFFPFLFQSRLDAERWGSRLQIETPLNNAETLNLLWGVDYESQQNQQITAQFDPVAFDRDRRLDTVQEFDFTPPYRLNSLGLFTQLDWEASEELLLRGGLRYENISLNVDDYFSAIQQRPIQGGDRNFDDIVFNASAVYSPVEDISLFASVAQSFSVPEFSRILRNPPPGFISIGDDLDITQPITVTEYEVGVRGNWSSVQTSLSGFYNTSDLGASLVPSDTGLLSIQRAPQRIYGIEATLDWQPADRWGLGGTISWAEGENDVDQDGDFLALNSGEISPLKFTAYLENETLPGWNNRLQALIVGSRDRAADAGVEPLSIESYATVDFISSVDLGPGTLQVGIENLLDTQYFPAVGQFLSGFDDRNYIGGRGRTVRILYSATW from the coding sequence GTGAAATTGTTTCTAGGAACCTATGCCTTGGGCCTATCAGGCGCGATCGCCACTGCGATCGCCCTCCCTGTCTACGCCCAAACCACCGCAATTACCGCCGTGGAGCTGATGCAAACCGAAGCGGGGCTGTCGCTGACCTTGGAGACTGGCACTGACGCCCCCCTGCAAACCTTCGTCAACCGTGATGGCAACACCGTCATCATCGATGTGGTCGATGCCCAACTGCAAACCCCCGAGGGCGACTCCTTCCAGCAGACTAATCCGGCGGCAGGTATCGAGTCGATTACCGTGCGATCGCTAGACAGCAACCGCATGCAGATTACCCTTGTGGGAGAAACCGCCGCCCCCGAGGTAGCGATCGCCCAGCAGGCGACCAGCTTAGTGTTGGCTATCAGCACCGCACCCGACTCTGCAACTGTCCCTGACGGCGAAACGCCTGATTCCCCTACATCCCCCGACGTGCCTCCCTTGCCCAGCGAAGCCGGAGCCCCCATTCGCGTTGTGGTCACCGCCACCCGCACCGAAGAAGTTGTAGAAGATTTGGGTCGTTCGGTCACCGTGATTGACCGCGAGCAGATTGAGCAACAGTCCGCCCTTTCCCGTGATTTATCCGATATTTTGGGCAGTTTGGTACCGGGCTTTGGGCCTCCCAATCAGCTACGCATCACGCGGGGGCAAAACCTGCGGGGTCGTGAAGCCGCCGTTTTGATCGATGGCGTGCCGCTTTCCACCAACTTTCGGGTCAACCGCCAAGAGTTGCGCAGCATCGACCCCTCGGCGATCGATCGCATCGAAGTTATTCGTGGCCCCAGCGCGATCTACGGCGGCCAAAGCACCGGCGGCGTCATCAATATCATCACCCGCCCCCCCGCCGACGGAGAGGTTGAGTTCGAAACTCAGGTTGGCGGCAGCGCCTCGCTAGGCAGCTTAGAGGAAGATGGCTTTGGCAATAGTTTCTCGCTGGGGGCCTCAGGGCGCTCCGGTCGCAGCGATTTTCGCATCGGCCTGTCCCATGAGCAAACCGGCAGTTTCTTCGATGCCGACGGCAACCGCATCGTCTCCGAGGCCAGCCTCAGCGAGACCACCAGCTACAACCTGCTGGGCAGAGTCGGCTATGACCTCAGCGACCAACAGCGGCTAGACCTGACCGTGAACTATTTCGACGCCGAGCGGGACACCGAATACGTCGCTGATCCATCAACACTGTTAATTCCTGGCCGCCAGGTGGCTCAGTCCTTAAGAATTCCTGGCCTGCAGCGTGACGACAACCCAGGCGATAGCAGCCTGCTGGTCAACCTTAGCTATTCCAACGCCGACCTACTCGGCAGCCGAGTGCAGGGGCAGATTTACTACCAAGATACGATCGCTCGCGGTGAATTTGCCGATGGTCGCTTGGGCGGCGAATTCTTTCCCTTCCTCTTCCAGTCGCGGCTCGATGCCGAACGCTGGGGCAGTCGCCTGCAAATTGAAACCCCTTTAAATAATGCCGAAACCCTCAACCTGCTTTGGGGCGTAGACTACGAAAGCCAACAAAACCAGCAGATTACTGCCCAGTTTGACCCCGTCGCCTTCGATCGCGATCGCCGTCTGGATACCGTCCAAGAGTTTGATTTTACCCCTCCCTACCGCCTCAACAGCCTAGGCCTCTTTACCCAGCTCGATTGGGAAGCTAGCGAAGAGCTGCTGTTGCGCGGCGGTCTACGCTATGAAAATATCAGCCTCAACGTTGATGACTACTTTTCTGCCATTCAGCAGCGGCCCATTCAAGGAGGCGATCGTAACTTTGACGATATTGTATTTAACGCCAGTGCCGTTTACAGTCCCGTTGAAGATATCTCACTTTTCGCCAGTGTGGCCCAGAGCTTCAGCGTTCCTGAATTTAGCCGCATCCTGAGAAATCCTCCGCCCGGATTCATCAGCATTGGCGACGACCTAGATATCACTCAGCCGATCACCGTCACCGAGTATGAGGTCGGAGTTCGTGGCAACTGGTCATCAGTGCAAACTAGCCTCAGCGGGTTTTACAACACCTCAGATCTAGGAGCCAGTTTGGTACCCAGCGATACGGGGCTGCTCAGCATTCAGCGCGCCCCCCAGCGAATCTATGGAATCGAAGCCACCCTCGATTGGCAACCCGCCGATCGGTGGGGGCTCGGCGGCACCATTAGCTGGGCTGAAGGCGAAAACGACGTCGATCAAGATGGCGACTTTCTTGCCCTCAACAGCGGTGAAATTTCTCCCCTAAAATTCACGGCCTACCTCGAAAACGAAACCCTGCCGGGATGGAATAATCGCCTGCAAGCCCTGATTGTCGGCAGCCGCGATCGCGCCGCCGATGCGGGTGTAGAACCATTATCGATCGAGAGCTATGCCACCGTTGACTTTATTAGTAGCGTTGATCTCGGCCCAGGTACGCTACAAGTCGGCATTGAAAATCTTCTCGACACCCAATACTTCCCAGCCGTGGGCCAGTTTCTTTCAGGTTTTGACGATCGCAACTATATAGGTGGTCGAGGCCGTACTGTCCGTATCCTATATTCAGCGACGTGGTAG
- a CDS encoding AMP-binding protein, whose product MTPPSFASPPVAGPVLTWVDLLRDRAVRQLDQVALYLWNDGVTASEQLTYADLDRRSRAIAAQMQRQHRPGERVLILCPPGLDYVVAFCACLYAGAIAVPVYPPRLNQSLDRLQRIADDVQAALVLTTSVQLSRSQALLTIPALNVDAVFPEDAENWQSPAIRPRRLFSQPMGALGSRKWGAIAYPTSASGAGFIQP is encoded by the coding sequence ATGACCCCTCCGTCGTTTGCTTCCCCCCCGGTCGCTGGCCCTGTCCTGACCTGGGTTGACCTTTTGCGTGATCGGGCAGTTCGGCAGCTCGATCAGGTTGCTCTGTATCTCTGGAATGATGGCGTTACTGCGTCTGAACAGTTGACCTACGCTGATTTAGATCGCCGCAGTCGAGCGATCGCCGCCCAGATGCAGCGGCAACACCGACCGGGAGAGCGAGTGCTCATACTCTGCCCGCCTGGCTTGGACTACGTTGTGGCATTTTGTGCCTGTCTCTATGCGGGGGCGATCGCTGTACCGGTTTATCCCCCTCGGCTCAACCAGTCCCTTGATCGTCTACAGCGGATTGCTGATGATGTGCAAGCAGCATTGGTGTTGACAACCTCGGTGCAGTTATCTCGTTCTCAGGCGCTATTGACTATTCCCGCCCTGAATGTAGATGCTGTCTTCCCCGAGGATGCCGAAAACTGGCAGTCCCCAGCCATTCGACCACGCCGACTATTCTCTCAGCCAATGGGTGCGCTGGGCTCAAGGAAATGGGGGGCGATCGCCTACCCCACTTCAGCCTCTGGTGCCGGTTTTATTCAACCTTGA